The following coding sequences lie in one Arachis ipaensis cultivar K30076 chromosome B05, Araip1.1, whole genome shotgun sequence genomic window:
- the LOC107640161 gene encoding uncharacterized protein LOC107640161, which translates to MRRHVFLWIVDALSNVYPYFQQRVDATGRRGLSPLKKYTAAIRILAYGVAADAVDDYVRIGESTTIECLEKFVEGVISVFEDEYLRKPNPNDVQRLLQMAESRDFPGMLGSIDYMHWALLGKEEVC; encoded by the coding sequence ATGAGAAGACATGTGTTCCTTTGGATAGTAGACGCTCTCTCAAACGTTTATCCGTATTTCCAACAGAGGGTTGATGCAACGGGAAGAAGAGGCTTGTCACCACTCAAAAAATACACCGCTGCGATACGGATATTAGCATATGGCGTAGCAGCCGATGCTGTTGATGATTATGTGCGCATAGGCGAGAGCACTACAATTGAATGCTTGGAAAAATTTGTTGAAGGTGTCATTTCGGTGTTTGAGGATGAATACTTGCGAAAACCAAATCCAAATGATGTACAACGCCTGCTACAAATGGCGGAGAGTCGTGACTTTCCTGGCATGTTAGGTAGCATTGACTACATGCATTGGGCGCTTTTGGGAAAAGAAGAAGTTTGCTAA